The region TTGCTGTCGGGTAATAGTTTGGAATATTATAACTCATGCGATATGAGATTCTCATCACCCGGCGGGCAAAGCGCCAGCTGGAAAAATTGACTTGGCGGGTTCAGGAAAAGGTTGCTGAAGGGATCGCCCGGCTTGGGAATGACCCCTTTGATCAGGCTTTGGATATCAAACCCCTCGTCAATGACCCTGTGGCCCAATATCGCCTTCGGGTTGGCAGTTACCGGGTGAAGTTCAATCGGGATGATGGAATCCGGATCGTCGAAATCATGCGTGTGGGACACCGACGGGAGATTTATCAATGAGCCAGCGAGCCCAGGTAATATTCGACAATGGGAAGCCCGCCTTCGTGGTGGTGCCTTACCAGGACTATGTAGCCTTGACCGGTGAGGATTTGGCACCGACTGAAGATGATGCCGAATTCGTTCCTTTCCGTGTGGGGGATTATATCCAAAACCCCATCAAGGCAGCCCGGATTGAAGCTGGTGTCAGCCAAACCGCCTTGGCCGATAAACTTGAGGT is a window of Magnetococcales bacterium DNA encoding:
- a CDS encoding type II toxin-antitoxin system RelE/ParE family toxin is translated as MRYEILITRRAKRQLEKLTWRVQEKVAEGIARLGNDPFDQALDIKPLVNDPVAQYRLRVGSYRVKFNRDDGIRIVEIMRVGHRREIYQ
- a CDS encoding helix-turn-helix transcriptional regulator, which gives rise to MSQRAQVIFDNGKPAFVVVPYQDYVALTGEDLAPTEDDAEFVPFRVGDYIQNPIKAARIEAGVSQTALADKLEVSQGYISKIERRGYRVTERLMERVKIALEA